GTCAGGGAAACATTAACCCATGGAAGAAATACATTAAAACCAAATCCTTTCAAGCAATGAACTCTCAGTTAcctgtgattttatttttcttttcaactcGTCAATGTTTTCTTCCAAGGGATGTTGATCGTTAAACCCCAATGTAGTGCCACTACTAAATGTTGCAAGTTGCTCCTCTAGGAACTTGACCTTTTCTTGCAATTCACTAATTTCAGAACACTATCAACAAATACAACATGTCAAAGAAGGGTGTCAACACAGCTCAGTAATAGTGGCAGTTTTTGTGGCATTTTCCAATTTTAAGACAGAAGGAAACACTCAAAATATAACCACGTACCTTGTCATTTAATTGTTCTTGAAGGACACGGTTGTCCGCAGATTTTATCTGTAGATATATTTAGAAAATAGATTATGTACCACAATTAATAAATTCATATACTGCACATTGAGAATATAAATTGTGAAATACAATGGCAGGATATGACAATAAAACAAGAAGTCAAATCTGTGAGTAAATTGGTGGCTCAAGATGAAAAATCAACATTGTTCTTATATTGCTGAAATACTACTTACTTCCAGCTCAAACTCCTTTTCATTACATTGAGTCATTAATCTTGTGATTGTCTGCTGGAACCAAGAACGAGAAAAGAAAAACAGGTATAAATGACCCTATCACTGAATACACGTAGTATAAAAACTTCTAAATGAAAACAGATATAAGAGAATATATCAAGATGGCACCTGCTGCATTTCAACCAGCGATGAGCTAGCGACAGAAGATTCACCACTCTCTATTATTCTTTGTTCTAAAAGTTTcatttgcttctttttttcttggatATCTTGTTCCAAATTCTCAATCTGTAGCGggaaacaaaaatcaaaattagcaACAAACTGTATATGTCATCGTGTGGAAAATACATGCATAAGAAGTGCTTGGCATCACTGTAAAATGTGTATGACATCTAAGAAATTATGTAATATACCATCACCCTAGTTTTATACCATTATCCAATCCAATATATGCTTctatacataaaaattttaagttgagTGTAGTTAGTCAAATATTATGATGTTATATGATTAAACATGAGTAtaatattttcatatatattttcACTATAATTCTTTTATACGAATATAATTTTAATCAGCGATAATGTACAAGCATCCCCTTTCTTTTCACAATAATGGTATAATTTATGGTATGTGTAAGGTATTACCAACCAAGGTCAAGATCTGCTTCCAGATTTGTTCAGTACGTACGAATTATAAATTGCATGTCACTAACAATttccaaacaaaatacaaaacagGTAAAGCAACCGAGTAATACTCTATTATGATATAGGAAAACCTGATTAGATAATTGGCTAAAGTAAGATAGAAATTATATACAAAACCATGAGTTTTGCAAGATAATagtaaataatttctgaaagatgtttttttttattagtggaACACCGAACACGCTATTGGAAACCTATGTTTTCCTTTTACAATATTGAAAATCAATactattttcaatttaaaatcctttataaaatattatcgCTTAGTCTTTCCCTTCCACAAAAGTTTCCCGATCCAAATTTAATTGCCCCTTCTCGGATGGCTCGAAATTCAGTCCATGCATCCCTTTGCTTGAAAACTCTCCCCTCTCCCGTTAGGTAAAAATTGAAAGTGTGAGAAAAAAATAACCAAGCACGTTTTCACGTAtcccaaaaacagaaaaagataATAGAAAAACTGCACTCCCCAACATGTACGTCATATTTCTGTATACCATGTAAGCATACACCTCTAATTTTGTCGTATCGTGCATCATTCTAATTGCCTTCATGGTAAAATTAAGAGTTAAGACTACTGCATTAGACATTTAGACCTACTCAAACCGAGAAATTAAAATCTCTCTCATGtggatcaaaacaagaacaTTTTGGTCCCTAGAATCTAAGAAGTTCCAATACGAAGCATCATAGCTTGAGAAACGGTATAATACCTGTTGTTTGGAGTTTTCTGGGTCATTTAAAGATTGCTCCATCAAGCGCTTCAGAGTGCTTGTACTGAAAGCAATATCTCCAGCAAGCAACTTTACTTGCTCGACAAGAAGATCAACCTGATCGGACATCGTCACCCCTCCCTGCAATTCAGTAGGAAGTCAAAAACGTATTTATTTGGTGAACAGGTGCGTAGTAACGAACCGCTACATGTAACTATGTAAGTAACAGGACATGCCATTGAGACTAATTAGCATCCAACAATACTGTGTTTAAAACATCTAAGGAACTTTAGTACAATGGAACTGTAACTCTTGACCTACAACTGAgggtaaaaagaaaatttttaaatttgttccgGGGAGATGAATTATTTTTACGAGTCCCAGGTATCCCTCAATTAGGTCCTAAAATTAATATACATATTCCAAAATTGAAACATTTTATATGCAAACTATGAAATTAATATACCGCTGGGAGCCTTGCTCTGGTGATCAGTTCACCAGCTTGTGTTGATTCAGTAATAATACTGCTAGTTGGGGAGAGTTCATCGTTCCATTTACTTGATGATCTTCTATGTCTAACATCGTAAGGCAGTTCAGATGACATTGTGGAACCCtcttttttattctcattttcaatcaaaagaGATCCATCAACAAGGGTATCAAATTTCTGAATTgaagagagaaaaaacaaaaagaatcaaTATGCTAGGTTTACAATCATGTTAACATATTCCAGTCTTCCAGAGGAGAGTACTCCCACAATGAAAGGCTCCTTTGAAGGAATATACtttcctaaaagataaaattatatttacatGTAGTTAAGGACTCAACATCTTAATTAGCCTACAAGCTCAAGATGTTAGTAGGTGTAAACTGTAAAGTGTGTCAGCAAGGAGAAAACACTTGTCCACTTCATAAAAGGCTTTATTTCAGACAAACATTAATGTCTGAGAATAACAAGGACTTCAAATTATTGCAGTTCAGGATAAATATTAAGAGGATGGTACAACATATCCATGCTATTGAATGAGGAACTCACATCATCCTCACCAAGAGAGAGGCTTCGCTGGTGGCTAGGAACATCAGTTAGATAACCAGGAATAGAATTCTTTGATGAAACCAGAATAAGCTTGGTTAGCCTCTGGATCCTACTCATAAGAGCAACCTtagcttcttcctcttcttccaatctTGATTGCATTTTCACTTGACCTTCTTCCAACTATTCCAATCAAAGTATAGAATAAGTAGAAGATCCCAATAAATAATCAGGAAAAAAAAACttcaaaaagaatgaataagAAATGTATTAAGGGGATGTTAAAACCTGCTGCTTTAAGCTCATAATCTCCTCGGGGTTGACACCGACAAGAATGCCCTTCCTTAGCTGATCAAGTTCTTGTTTGAGGATTGAAATTTCTCTTTGGTATTTCTTAATTAGAGATTTTTCATCAATGATCTGTTTTAACAAACAATTCACAAGTGAATTAGGAACCTCCTCATGCACAAGCATATCTAGGTGCAGTACTGCagctaattaataattttagaatgAACCTTATTACGTGAGGCATATATTTCTACACGCTTCGCCCTGCTGGCAAACTTCAAGGTGTTATGAGTTTCCTCCATGTTACTCGATGCTGGAGTTACTGTGCATATAAGCTGAAAATTCACAGTTCATCAATTTTAATGATTTGATGCTCATGTAGCCTGTCTAACAACGTTACAACATATACATGAGAAGGAAGAAAGTAAGAGAAAACCTATTAAAAAGCCATAGCCCCACTTAATTAGCATAAGGAAGAAATACAGTTGAACAATTGAACCAAAGTGGAGTAAAACCCAAACTCACTGAAACATGGCCATGCCCACTTAGTGAAGACTGCAGGAGGCGGGTAAGCTTTGAGTCTCGATATGGAACATGAGATGCTTTCCCCTCACTTAATTTTCCTATAACCTTCACATTGACAGCATAAAATCAGAATTTCAAGAGGCACATTTTCCATTTTGTTTGCAAAGATATAAATTGTAGACAATCCAACAGCTGGTAACATATGTCCAAACAAAATGCCAGAACAAACTAATCCACAACCAAAAACAGAAGAACAGTAAGACACCTACAGTTCCAAGTGTCAGAAGACTTTTGTTTATGTAAgatccttcttttcttcttagtCCAGTTGTTTCAGTTTTTGAGCTCTCTGATCCAGCAAGATCAATCAAGTTCTGATCAAAGAAACACAAACACGCACAAAATGAGAACAGTcaaacaatttttattatttatcatatatatGGTAACATCTAAAAAAAAACATTCGCATACAAGCTGAGAGAAGATcactccatcatattcatcaccATGGGCACTGCTTTCAATCATCTGCAAATGTAAGATAACAGAAAATGTTGCATGTAAAACAACGGTTGGTTTGACAAGGTCCAAGAGAGCAATAAAATACAGTAACTAGCAATCATCACACGTTTAACCAGCATGTACATATAAAATAATCACTCGTGCAATATATCCTGCCTCAGGTTGTGACTAAGCTATATTTCCGATTAGTAAAATTGAATCAGGTGTATAATCCAGTGCTTTGTTACTAGATTATAATACTAATATACTAAGATTCTTACAAGTGTAAAAATCGTATGACTTCGGCTGCTGAACAGATTAAAATTGTTTGACCCAACATGACGATGCTCTGCCATCAAACATGTTTGTTAAGTTTCTGAATCAACAATTAAAGCATGAGTACAAATGGAGGAAAATATTCTGTCATCACTCATCAGTTATACCTTCTCCAGCAGCAATAAAAGAAAGGGCATGTCCTGGCGATAAAACAACTTCTTCCTTTATACCCTCCACATAAGTACCCTGAAATTCAAGCCAATATAAATCATCAATTATACTTTAAACAAGTCCTtagaaattttgatataattttaatgaaCTTTTTggtacaaaatacaaaaaagatTTATCTTGTTGAAACAACAAATACtgtaactattaaaaaaaacaagtgGAAGGTAAAAAAGTGAACACCCTACAGATGAATATAATGTAAGGGGAAAGTGTAGAAGGTTAGAAAAAAGAGAATCAAAGAGCAAAACCAATATTAATCAACTGAAAGAAACAAGACATTCTATAGTCCTAAGTCCATGTATAGATCTGATGCCACATTATAGAGACAATCAGAAATATCAGTGTTCATGTATTCAAAGACAACTAAGAGCAACATAACAGGTGGTTCATGTTGATTCCAATTTccaagatatggaaagaatgaacccaaaatataaattagatttCAGTTTCAATTATATAAGAATAAGAAAGAAACCTGTGCATCTTCTCTAACACGCAAATTTTGGCCAGTTGGGTCAAGCAAGTCATTTATCACCTGATATACCAAGCAGAAACAGCCAAAAAGAATCTATGTTAAAACCAAAACTTCAAAGAAAATTTCAGACAGTATAGCTTGCAAGTGTCACAAAGTGATAGAGACACATATGTAAGACAGAAAGTGTTGCAGGAGTCAAGACAAGTACGAATCAAAGTACAAAATCATGTTCAGGAAATAGACAGTGGAGCAAAGAAATGTTCAGCGTTTACCTCATTGTATATTTCCAGATATGAAACTCGGAGTAAAAACTCTCTTCCTGGAGTCTGCAGCAAACACAATTAGCCATTCCAAGCAGAATATCATAATGCAAATGAATGACAAAATACTACTACATAACCAAAATAACAGCAACATAACAATAACCAAAGTTGTTAAGTATGCATGAAAATTGAAAACTCACATCTTGTATTATGCTGAAAACGTCTTTTATAGCCAATGGTATAATACCAGGAAAATCTTGGTCTCCCTGCACATATCGTTGTTCACAAGCAAATCATAAACAGCACAACCGAGGAGAtgacattaattttttattaataaaagaacATAACTAAGAAGAGCATTTTCTAGGCAGAAAATTATTTGAAGCAGAGACAATAAATATGTATTTAATAAACAGCTGTAAGAACTAAGAAGAGTTGTTAACCAAACATTTGAATACCAAAGAATGCTAATTTGTCTCCAGAGTTGACATATTTAGATGCAGTATTTAGCTGAGGTAGTAGACCTAAAATTTTGGCTGCTAATTTCATGAATGGTTTAATCTCTAATCTAACAATTCAGTTACAGTGTATGATCCTTATCCAAAGTTAACATGAATTAGACTAGAAAAATTCTCTACTTCCAGCAAATTCATTCGACTTACACCGAATAAACAAATTCCTCTCTAACTTAT
The genomic region above belongs to Arachis duranensis cultivar V14167 chromosome 3, aradu.V14167.gnm2.J7QH, whole genome shotgun sequence and contains:
- the LOC107476634 gene encoding kinesin-like protein KIN-7D, mitochondrial isoform X2; the protein is MASSSRARSSSPFSHRKLSNTPYYSPASSTSSSFMNGKLMPRSCSSSASSFFNSGAGLGGRSATPSHGFSESNYYDAMCPSPVEFGMEDEAIAEPLDSSTSRDSISVTIRFRPLSEREYQRGDEIAWYADGDKIVRNEYHPATAYAFDRVFGPHTSTDEVYEVAAKPVVRAAMEGVNGTVFAYGVTSSGKTHTMHGDQDFPGIIPLAIKDVFSIIQDTPGREFLLRVSYLEIYNEVINDLLDPTGQNLRVREDAQGTYVEGIKEEVVLSPGHALSFIAAGEEHRHVGSNNFNLFSSRSHTIFTLMIESSAHGDEYDGVIFSQLNLIDLAGSESSKTETTGLRRKEGSYINKSLLTLGTVIGKLSEGKASHVPYRDSKLTRLLQSSLSGHGHVSLICTVTPASSNMEETHNTLKFASRAKRVEIYASRNKIIDEKSLIKKYQREISILKQELDQLRKGILVGVNPEEIMSLKQQLEEGQVKMQSRLEEEEEAKVALMSRIQRLTKLILVSSKNSIPGYLTDVPSHQRSLSLGEDDKFDTLVDGSLLIENENKKEGSTMSSELPYDVRHRRSSSKWNDELSPTSSIITESTQAGELITRARLPAGGVTMSDQVDLLVEQVKLLAGDIAFSTSTLKRLMEQSLNDPENSKQQIENLEQDIQEKKKQMKLLEQRIIESGESSVASSSLVEMQQTITRLMTQCNEKEFELEIKSADNRVLQEQLNDKCSEISELQEKVKFLEEQLATFSSGTTLGFNDQHPLEENIDELKRKIKSQEIENENLKLEQVHLSEENSGLHVQNQKLSEEACYAKELASAAAVELKTLAGEVTKLSLQNAKLEKELMAARELANTRSAFVPTANGVNRKHNDVRSGRKGRTSSRASLDEFGSWSLDFEDLKMELQARKQREAVLEAALAEKEFVEDEYRKRVEEAKNREAALENDLANMWVLVAKLKKEGGCVSETNIDEKNSAGESHMNDFMNNGNETNIVLMEQNGDFSKPENEIPNEEPSVAHLKSRMQEMKEKELKHLSNGDANSHTCKVCFESSTAAILLPCRHFCLCKSCSLACSECPICRTNIEDRLFAFTS
- the LOC107476634 gene encoding kinesin-like protein KIN-7D, mitochondrial isoform X1; translation: MASSSRARSSSPFSHRKLSNTPYYSPASSTSSSFMNGKLMPRSCSSSASSFFNSGAGLGGRSATPSHGFSESNYYDAMCPSPVEFGMEDEAIAEPLDSSTSRDSISVTIRFRPLSEREYQRGDEIAWYADGDKIVRNEYHPATAYAFDRVFGPHTSTDEVYEVAAKPVVRAAMEGVNGTVFAYGVTSSGKTHTMHGDQDFPGIIPLAIKDVFSIIQDTPGREFLLRVSYLEIYNEVINDLLDPTGQNLRVREDAQGTYVEGIKEEVVLSPGHALSFIAAGEEHRHVGSNNFNLFSSRSHTIFTLMIESSAHGDEYDGVIFSQLNLIDLAGSESSKTETTGLRRKEGSYINKSLLTLGTVIGKLSEGKASHVPYRDSKLTRLLQSSLSGHGHVSLICTVTPASSNMEETHNTLKFASRAKRVEIYASRNKIIDEKSLIKKYQREISILKQELDQLRKGILVGVNPEEIMSLKQQLEEGQVKMQSRLEEEEEAKVALMSRIQRLTKLILVSSKNSIPGYLTDVPSHQRSLSLGEDDKFDTLVDGSLLIENENKKEGSTMSSELPYDVRHRRSSSKWNDELSPTSSIITESTQAGELITRARLPAGGVTMSDQVDLLVEQVKLLAGDIAFSTSTLKRLMEQSLNDPENSKQQIENLEQDIQEKKKQMKLLEQRIIESGESSVASSSLVEMQQQTITRLMTQCNEKEFELEIKSADNRVLQEQLNDKCSEISELQEKVKFLEEQLATFSSGTTLGFNDQHPLEENIDELKRKIKSQEIENENLKLEQVHLSEENSGLHVQNQKLSEEACYAKELASAAAVELKTLAGEVTKLSLQNAKLEKELMAARELANTRSAFVPTANGVNRKHNDVRSGRKGRTSSRASLDEFGSWSLDFEDLKMELQARKQREAVLEAALAEKEFVEDEYRKRVEEAKNREAALENDLANMWVLVAKLKKEGGCVSETNIDEKNSAGESHMNDFMNNGNETNIVLMEQNGDFSKPENEIPNEEPSVAHLKSRMQEMKEKELKHLSNGDANSHTCKVCFESSTAAILLPCRHFCLCKSCSLACSECPICRTNIEDRLFAFTS